AAACAAACAATAACTAATCATCGTCCCCACTTATCACAGAAATTTAAATTCATTAAATCGCTTAGAAAAAGCAATCCTCATTTCTTAGGGATATCGAAAAACTTGCCCGACGCCCCCCAAATTATGGCGCATTTCAATCAAGCATTGGCATCTCTAGAAACTGATGGAACCATCGATACAATATTAAAGCGATACGGTATTTTCATCGAGCCGGAAAATGTCGTTACAGAGAGAAAATTAATAGTTGGTGCGCCTAATATTAATGGTATTGAAACCGCTATTAAATACTTGAATGACAGCGGCACGCCTTTTTCAGAGCAAGATATTCAGTGGCGTGTCATGGAGGAGAGTATACTCAGAAAGCACATACAGGGAGATTTTGCAGTTAACGAAACACAGTTTGACTTAGTAATGCTAGGTAATTTCGAGGTGCCTATTTGGGCCAGAAATGGTTGGTTGTTACCTTTTCCCGAGCCGCCCTCGAACTACGATATGAAAGATATTATACCCATCGCAAAGCATTCAAATACATACGAAGGTGAGGTCTATGGTTTACCGTTTGTAGGAGAAACAACGCTAACCTTCTACCGAAAAGATCTGTTGCAGAACGCTGATATTAGTTTGCCCAAGCAGATGACTTATAGAAACCTAAGCGCCATTGCTATGGAAATTCAAGATCCCAAATCGCAGCTGTATGGTGTAGGACTGCGCACAAAAGTAGGTTGGGGGCAAAATATGGCATTAATTGGCACCATGGTAAATACGTACGGTGGAAGCTGGTTTGATGAAGATATGAAGCCGCTGCTTACTTCTAGGTCGTGGGAGCGAGCAATCAAGGACTATGTTTCAATCGCGGTAAACAACGGTCCGCCAGGTGAATACGATTTAGGGTGGAAAGATAACCAGCAACTCTTTGCTGACGGAAAATTAGCATTCTTTGTTGATGCATCATCTTTAGGTGGCTACATCTTAGATCCTTCTTCTTCGAAGGTTTCGGAGAATGTCGGTGTGACTTATGCGCCAATAGGAACAACACCAAAAGGGGCACAATGGTTTTGGTCGTGGAATTTCGCGATACCTCATTTAGCTCACAATAAAGAAATAGCACAGCAATTAGCTTATTGGTTAACTTCTAAAGCGTTTATTACTTCGGTTAAAGGTAAGTATGGTTATTACGCAGCGCCAGCTGGCACTCGTCATTCAACCTACAGTGACAGCTATATAAACGCTATTCCTTATGCTAGCTATGAATACAACGCACTGCTAGCAACTGAGCTTGATAATATTAATGTCCCCACGACTGGAAGCCAGTTTGTTCCAATCCCAGAATTTACGGCGCTCGGTTACCTTGTGGGAGTTCAGATAAATTTAGCAGTGAAGCAGCAAGTTACTATTCAAGAGGCATTAAAAACAGCGCAACACCAATCTGAAGCTGTAATGAGGCGCGCTGGTTATTATCACAACTGAAATTCCCACTTACATTTAGTTTGCAGGGCAAAAAATACCCAATACAGCCTCTCGCGAAGCGCCGGTAACAGCAGGTACGTTGCCTGGAATATTATTGTTGTGTGCAAAAGCTAGCCACGCGAATGCAGCCCCTTCAACGTGTTGGGGGTGAATATTGATACTGTGGCTGTCACTCACTTGATAACTTGGCAGTAAGTTGGCTATGCGTTGCATCAGCATAGGGTTAAAGGCTCCACCCCCACAAACGATGACTTGTGCTCCCTTGGGCATTTTTTGCTTGTTAATTTCATCAGCAATACTGGTTGCTGTTAGCGCTAATAACGTCGCTTGCACATCTTGAGGGGCGAGTGTGCTGGCTTGTGAACTTGCGATCCCATTAAGGTAAGACGTTAACCATGCTAAATTGAAATACTCTCTGCCGGTACTTTTAGGCGCCGTGTGATGAAAATAGTTATCTGCTCGCAGTCTTGCTAATAGGTCATTACTTACTACACCGGTACTAGCCCATTGCCCTTTGTCATCATAGGGTTGGTTCAAATGCTGCTTAATCCATCCATCCATTAAGGTATTGCCTGGGCCAGTATCATAGCCAAGAGGGGCAATAGCATCTCGTTTTGCTGCTAATACTGAAATGTTCGCAATACCGCCAATGTTAACCAACACTCTGGGGTTGGTGTCATGAGCGAAAATAGCATTATGGTAAGCAGGAACTAAGGGCGCACCTTGACCGCCAAGAGCAATATCTTTGCGCCTAAAGTCAGCAATAACATCAATACCTGTTAACACGGCAAGAGTATTAGGGTCGCCAATCTGACACGTAAAACCTTTTTGCTCAACGTCATGTGGAAGTTCAATTCCCTGCGGAAAGTGCCTAATGGTTTGTCCATGAGAGCCAATTGCGGTGATATCGCTTGATGAAAGCTGAGTCTCTGATAGCAACACGTTTACGGCACGTGCAAAGCTTTCGGCCACCAACCTGTCGGCGGTTGCCATCGCATTTAGCTCGTTAGTAGAGGGGGTGCAAAGTGAATGAAGTAAAGAAAGCAGGTTCTCAGGGTAGGAAATAGAGACCGCATGTAAAGTTTGGCAGTTATCGCCAGTGATATCGCAAAGGACGGCATCAACGCCGTCCATGCTAGTTCCTGACATAAGGCCAATATACTTTGCC
The nucleotide sequence above comes from Alteromonas naphthalenivorans. Encoded proteins:
- a CDS encoding anhydro-N-acetylmuramic acid kinase is translated as MAKYIGLMSGTSMDGVDAVLCDITGDNCQTLHAVSISYPENLLSLLHSLCTPSTNELNAMATADRLVAESFARAVNVLLSETQLSSSDITAIGSHGQTIRHFPQGIELPHDVEQKGFTCQIGDPNTLAVLTGIDVIADFRRKDIALGGQGAPLVPAYHNAIFAHDTNPRVLVNIGGIANISVLAAKRDAIAPLGYDTGPGNTLMDGWIKQHLNQPYDDKGQWASTGVVSNDLLARLRADNYFHHTAPKSTGREYFNLAWLTSYLNGIASSQASTLAPQDVQATLLALTATSIADEINKQKMPKGAQVIVCGGGAFNPMLMQRIANLLPSYQVSDSHSINIHPQHVEGAAFAWLAFAHNNNIPGNVPAVTGASREAVLGIFCPAN
- a CDS encoding extracellular solute-binding protein; this translates as MNNWSGSINSNIISHFSVFLILFGSYTFSLGVYAEQRNTITLATSEASPFSSAHDPKQGYVNEVIHLAFEKMGYIPKIEFFPHARAIYLADGGKVEGVFPLRDSTVRVEGMIYSDAIRGGSINYLVHNSRNIHSLLNTELGDSISQFNNLGLSRLGVLRGAQLPLSLREAENIDVLLAKSLPTLLDMLDRGRVDFIYIDEYGAKQTITNHRPHLSQKFKFIKSLRKSNPHFLGISKNLPDAPQIMAHFNQALASLETDGTIDTILKRYGIFIEPENVVTERKLIVGAPNINGIETAIKYLNDSGTPFSEQDIQWRVMEESILRKHIQGDFAVNETQFDLVMLGNFEVPIWARNGWLLPFPEPPSNYDMKDIIPIAKHSNTYEGEVYGLPFVGETTLTFYRKDLLQNADISLPKQMTYRNLSAIAMEIQDPKSQLYGVGLRTKVGWGQNMALIGTMVNTYGGSWFDEDMKPLLTSRSWERAIKDYVSIAVNNGPPGEYDLGWKDNQQLFADGKLAFFVDASSLGGYILDPSSSKVSENVGVTYAPIGTTPKGAQWFWSWNFAIPHLAHNKEIAQQLAYWLTSKAFITSVKGKYGYYAAPAGTRHSTYSDSYINAIPYASYEYNALLATELDNINVPTTGSQFVPIPEFTALGYLVGVQINLAVKQQVTIQEALKTAQHQSEAVMRRAGYYHN